Proteins from a genomic interval of Capsicum annuum cultivar UCD-10X-F1 chromosome 4, UCD10Xv1.1, whole genome shotgun sequence:
- the LOC107866993 gene encoding DNA-3-methyladenine glycosylase 1 yields the protein MAEESASPSLSSPNIPTPTAIDVAAIVPIKARSPPTKLPSRPRKIRRISSTVITSTIVSEIVLSRSLSYPGELEIAINYLKSSDPLLIPLIQTYPLPNLEVYQPPFLALTKSILFQQLAYKAGSSIYTRFVSLCGGEDNVVADVVLGLTPQQLRQIGVSARKASYLHDLARKYENGILSDKSIVQMDDKSLFTMLTMVSGIGSWSVHVFMIFSLHRPDVLPIHDLGIRKGVKMLYGLEELPRPSQMDHLCEKWKPYRSVASWYIWRYVEAMGTNSTGNLVGNADGSLQQQMLSMQQQQQQQRQPNQQFLDPVNGILNVGACAWGQ from the exons ATGGCCGAAGAATCAGCATCTCCATCACTATCTTCACCTAACATCCCCACCCCCACCGCCATTGATGTTGCTGCCATTGTACCTATCAAAGCTCGTTCACCACCCACCAAACTCCCATCTCGACCCAGGAAAATCCGCAGAATTTCCAGCACTGTTATAACTTCCACCATCGTATCAGAAATAGTATTATCGCGTTCACTTTCTTATCCAGGTGAGCTGGAAATCGCCATTAATTACCTTAAATCCTCCGACCCATTACTCATTCCATTAATACAAACTTACCCACTTCCGAATCTTGAAGTTTATCAACCCCCTTTTCTCGCCTTAACAAAAAGCATTCTGTTTCAGCAATTAGCGTATAAGGCTGGGTCTTCGATTTACACTCGATTTGTATCTCTCTGTGGTGGGGAGgataatgttgttgctgatgtgGTTTTGGGATTAACTCCACAACAGCTTAGGCAAATTGGGGTGTCTGCAAGAAAAGCGAGTTATTTACATGATCTAGCAAGGAAGTATGAAAATGGGATATTGTCGGATAAGTCGATTGTTCAGATGGATGATAAATCACTTTTTACAATGCTTACGATGGTCAGTGGAATTGGTTCGTGGTCTGTTCACGTGTTTATGATTTTTTCATTGCATAGGCCGGATGTATTGCCGATACATGATCTTGGTATTAGGAAAGGAGTGAAAATGTTGTATGGTCTTGAGGAGCTTCCTAGGCCATCACAGATGGATCACTTGTGTGAGAAATGGAAGCCGTATAGGTCGGTAGCTTCGTGGTATATTTGGAGGTATGTTGAGGCAATGGGGACAAATTCAACAGGTAATCTAGTTGGGAATGCTGATGGTAGTTTACAGCAGCAGATGTTGTCAATGCAgcagcaacaacagcaacaacgtCAACCGAATCAGCAGTTCTTGGATCCTGTTAATGGGATTCTTAATGTTGG GGCCTGTGCATGGGGACAGTAG
- the LOC107868549 gene encoding long-chain-fatty-acid--AMP ligase FadD26-like: MNYENYDPFFPDQPVVDLYLPIWAKLPGFKSKPAFVWAEDGPIQPSFLTYEELNSSAQCISSELLLSSRKNDVVLVLCSPGLEFVEVIFGCQRAGVLAVPISPPHPSFTNDNWHHLLRVVSQTRPRVAIAQRDYIKHVEKYVASSSNNNKLSEALQNLRWISTEDLKGKKVTMQLENVNFGVGFSYNGCNADDVYLIQYTSGATAIPKPVLLTAGSAAHNVRAARKAYDFHPNTVVVSWLPQYHDCGLMFLLLTLVSGATCVLTSPNAFVNRPRIWLELISEFKATCTPVPSFALPLVLKRGHAGATDAGTVNPISMLSVKNLIIINEPIYNDCVEEFVEVFRPFGLNPSAISPSYGLAENGTFVSTSWRSSNFDKFSTYKKLLPSARLDHEDVDIEILVVNEETNEIVEDGVEGEIWISSPSNATGYLAHPSLTQQVFNARLKNKAGKCNIRTGDRGVVEGEERFLYVTGRCSDIIKLPNGQEIHPHYLETSAYNSCPNFLRGGCVAAFDMSESEYTSVAVVAEVQSKGEIESDMFLKQVCEGIRKATMKEENVGIGLVALVKVGSVPKTTSGKIQRWLAKYKFMKSHMNIIRQMKFDNNDNVQSTMQKMIQIEKKEYKKGNKMLIVEEEEGIYFAPTNRTLKSSL; this comes from the coding sequence ATGAACTATGAAAATTATGACCCTTTTTTCCCTGACCAACCTGTTGTGGATCTTTATCTTCCAATATGGGCTAAACTTCCGGGTTTTAAGTCGAAACCGGCTTTCGTTTGGGCTGAAGATGGCCCAATTCAGCCTTCATTTCTCACTTATGAGGAACTAAATAGTTCAGCCCAATGCATTTCTTCAGAATTGTTACTTAGTTCAAGAAAAAatgatgttgttcttgttttATGTTCACCAGGACTTGAATTTGTTGAAGTGATTTTTGGGTGTCAAAGGGCTGGTGTTTTAGCTGTTCCTATTAGCCCTCCTCACCCATCTTTCACGAACGATAATTGGCATCATTTACTTAGAGTTGTGTCCCAAACAAGGCCTAGAGTTGCTATAGCACAACGCGATTACATCAAACATGTTGAGAAGTATGTTGCATCGTCgagtaataataataagttgtCTGAGGCTTTACAGAATCTTCGATGGATTTCAACCGAGGATTTGAAGGGAAAGAAAGTGACTATGCAGTTGGAAAATGTGAACTTTGGTGTTGGTTTTAGTTACAATGGTTGCAATGCTGATGATGTATATTTGATTCAGTACACTTCTGGTGCAACTGCTATTCCTAAGCCTGTTTTGTTGACTGCAGGCTCTGCAGCTCATAATGTTAGAGCCGCGAGGAAAGCTTATGATTTTCACCCGAATACAGTTGTTGTTTCGTGGTTGCCTCAGTACCATGATTGTGGACTCATGTTTCTGTTGTTGACACTTGTGTCAGGGGCAACATGTGTGTTGACATCTCCGAATGCATTTGTCAATCGTCCTAGGATATGGCTTGAACTGATTTCGGAGTTCAAAGCAACTTGCACTCCGGTTCCTTCATTTGCTTTACCACTCGTGTTGAAGCGTGGTCATGCTGGAGCAACTGATGCAGGTACTGTTAATCCTATCAGTATGTTGAGCGTGAAGAATTTGATCATCATTAACGAGCCAATTTACAACGACTGTGTTGAAGAATTCGTTGAAGTTTTTAGGCCTTTCGGGCTAAATCCTTCAGCAATTTCTCCCTCATATGGCTTAGCTGAAAATGGCACATTTGTTTCAACATCATGGAGAAGTAGTAACTTTGACAAATTTTCGACATACAAAAAGCTCTTGCCAAGTGCTAGACTTGATCATGAAGATGTTGACATTGAAATTTTAGTTGTGAATGAAGAAACAAATGAGATTGTGGAAGATGGAGTTGAAGGAGAAATATGGATTTCATCTCCTAGCAATGCTACTGGATATTTAGCACATCCATCTTTAACTCAACAAGTGTTCAATGCCAGACTTAAAAACAAGGCGGGAAAATGCAACATTCGAACAGGTGATAGAGGAGTTGTCGAAGGAGAAGAAAGGTTTTTATACGTGACAGGTCGATGCTCAGACATTATCAAACTCCCAAATGGACAAGAAATACATCCACATTACCTGGAGACATCAGCTTATAATAGTTGTCCCAATTTCCTACGAGGAGGTTGTGTTGCAGCATTCGAcatgtctgaatctgaatacACATCTGTAGCTGTTGTCGCGGAGGTGCAGAGCAAAGGTGAAATAGAGAGTGACATGTTTTTGAAGCAAGTATGTGAAGGTATAAGAAAAGCCACAATGAAAGAAGAGAATGTTGGAATTGGACTTGTGGCACTTGTCAAAGTTGGAAGTGTACCAAAGACAACTTCTGGGAAAATACAAAGATGGCTTGCTAAGTACAAATTTATGAAGTCACATATGAATATTATCAGGCAAATGAAGTTTGATAACAATGATAATGTTCAAAGCACAATGCAAAAAATGatacaaattgaaaaaaaagagtaTAAAAAGGGAAACAAAATGCTAATTGTGGAAGAGGAAGAAGGGATTTATTTTGCTCCAACAAATAGGACTTTGAAATCTTCTCTTTAA
- the LOC124897814 gene encoding uncharacterized protein LOC124897814 — MALAMETEEEEEEEMIELGNLSNYIVESIFSKIPLKSLTQLKTVSKTWRNSITNIRHCYPPTTSSGLVLFLKHRDFQESIFMKLYDQKGWQKLSPCMGSSEKFCCYTSCFSQCHTSSLF; from the exons ATGGCATTAGCCATGGagacagaagaagaagaagaagaagagatgatTGAACTTGggaatttatcaaattatattgttgaatcaattttctcaaaaattcccTTAAAATCTCTTACACAATTGAAAACTGTCTCCAAAACATGGCGAAATTCGATCACAAATATTCGACATTGTTACCCTCCTACAACCTCTAGTGGTTTAGTCCTCTTTCTCAAACACAGGGATTTTCAAGAATCGATTTTCATGAAGTTATACGATCAGAAAGGATGGCAAAAGCTCTCGCCATGCATGGGTTCTAGCGAAAAATTTT GTTGTTACACTTCCTGTTTCTCACAATGTCATACGTCCAGCTTGTTCTAG